One region of Halohasta litchfieldiae genomic DNA includes:
- a CDS encoding shikimate dehydrogenase has protein sequence MDVYGLVGNPVGHSVSPPMHEAAYEELGMEASYVAFEPAVDEIRAAIGGADTLGIAGLNVTIPFKQDVAELVDTDDVAERIGAVNTIDFRSEGAPRGYNTDAAGVRRAFEHHDVDLAGEKAVVVGAGGAGRAAAFALSDAAAEIHIANRTVDRAIDLASDVPNASGGSLETLDSQISDATVLVNATSVGMESEETPVPAALLHGDLTVLDAVYAPLETRLLREASEAGATTIDGAWMLLFQGVEAFEQWTDREAPVDVMNRALRDEL, from the coding sequence ATGGACGTGTATGGACTGGTCGGCAACCCCGTCGGCCACTCGGTGTCGCCGCCGATGCATGAGGCGGCCTACGAGGAACTCGGGATGGAGGCCTCGTATGTCGCCTTCGAGCCGGCGGTCGACGAGATCCGTGCGGCAATCGGCGGCGCAGACACGCTGGGTATCGCGGGGCTCAACGTCACGATCCCGTTCAAACAGGACGTGGCGGAGCTTGTCGACACCGATGACGTCGCCGAGCGAATCGGCGCGGTCAATACTATCGATTTTCGTTCGGAGGGAGCACCGCGCGGCTACAACACGGATGCCGCGGGTGTCAGACGAGCCTTCGAGCATCACGACGTCGACCTTGCTGGCGAAAAAGCGGTCGTCGTCGGAGCCGGTGGTGCTGGCCGGGCGGCGGCGTTCGCGCTGTCGGATGCTGCAGCCGAGATCCACATCGCCAATCGGACCGTCGACCGGGCCATCGATCTCGCCTCGGATGTGCCCAACGCCTCCGGCGGTAGTCTGGAAACCCTCGACTCCCAGATCAGTGATGCGACAGTTCTGGTCAACGCAACGAGCGTCGGTATGGAATCCGAGGAGACGCCGGTTCCAGCAGCACTACTCCACGGGGATCTCACGGTGCTCGATGCGGTGTATGCACCACTTGAAACGCGCCTGTTGCGGGAGGCCAGCGAGGCTGGCGCAACGACGATTGACGGCGCGTGGATGCTCCTGTTTCAGGGTGTCGAGGCGTTTGAACAGTGGACCGACCGGGAGGCTCCGGTCGACGTAATGAACCGAGCGCTTCGGGACGAACTGTAG
- a CDS encoding D-aminoacyl-tRNA deacylase, translating to MIGIVVSRADQASAHIGRQLLDRDGWTSHTDESRSEADGGGEFHQRDGFELRVFEPIHVELDSPEAAFSEPDALDYLVFVSKHAGETGRLLTAHFTGNFGPADYGGQPGAFARAAPGAQKAVIAALDRHAPEGYDIGIECTHHGPTAPSIPSLFVELGSSKTEWEDSEGARAVADSVLDLDGVSADHQPVDDEGPRHIVGFGGGHYTPRCTRLVVDSEWAIGHIGSAWQLDAMGDPAANRDVIAAAFEASAAELAVVDGEQPDLEAVIRDLGYHVVSETWLQTVGSRPLTVVSALETELSTVEDGLRFGRVEIGTGERDDWHTVDLPEELIGAANGIDTDAVWEAVANHTVAFETVEGGTLPAGQAAVATVDDFDGLVDRLIELLESKYESVERGDREIRARQTSFDPGKAATLGVPEGPKFGKLAAGEPVTFNGKTVEPHVVESKQVDRFPLSRSESN from the coding sequence GTGATAGGGATCGTCGTCAGCCGGGCCGACCAAGCATCAGCCCACATCGGCAGACAGCTACTCGACCGCGATGGGTGGACCAGCCACACCGACGAGAGCCGCTCGGAGGCCGACGGTGGCGGGGAGTTCCATCAGCGAGATGGGTTCGAGCTCAGAGTGTTTGAACCAATCCACGTCGAACTTGATTCGCCCGAAGCTGCCTTTTCGGAGCCCGATGCTCTCGATTATCTCGTCTTTGTCTCCAAACACGCCGGCGAGACTGGTCGACTCCTGACTGCACATTTCACGGGCAACTTCGGGCCAGCCGACTACGGCGGCCAACCGGGGGCGTTCGCTCGGGCCGCACCGGGCGCACAGAAGGCCGTTATTGCAGCACTCGACCGCCACGCGCCCGAGGGATACGATATCGGCATCGAGTGTACTCACCACGGTCCCACAGCCCCCTCGATCCCCTCGCTGTTCGTCGAACTCGGTAGCAGCAAAACCGAGTGGGAGGACAGCGAGGGCGCACGAGCAGTCGCCGACAGCGTCCTCGACCTCGATGGCGTCTCGGCCGACCATCAACCAGTCGACGACGAAGGCCCCCGCCACATCGTCGGCTTCGGTGGTGGCCACTACACGCCGCGCTGTACCCGACTCGTCGTCGACAGCGAGTGGGCCATCGGTCACATCGGTTCGGCGTGGCAACTGGATGCGATGGGCGATCCGGCGGCCAACCGCGACGTCATAGCAGCCGCCTTCGAGGCCAGTGCGGCCGAACTGGCGGTCGTCGACGGCGAGCAGCCGGATCTCGAAGCAGTCATCAGGGACCTCGGCTACCACGTCGTCTCCGAGACGTGGCTCCAGACCGTTGGTAGTCGACCCCTAACTGTCGTCTCGGCGCTCGAAACCGAGCTGTCGACGGTCGAAGACGGCCTCCGCTTCGGTCGCGTCGAAATCGGTACAGGTGAGAGAGACGACTGGCACACCGTCGACCTCCCAGAGGAACTGATCGGGGCCGCAAACGGGATCGACACCGACGCCGTCTGGGAGGCCGTCGCCAACCACACAGTTGCCTTCGAGACGGTCGAAGGTGGGACACTTCCTGCGGGACAGGCCGCGGTGGCGACAGTCGACGATTTCGACGGGCTCGTCGACCGACTTATTGAGCTGCTCGAATCGAAATACGAAAGCGTCGAACGGGGCGACCGAGAGATTCGTGCGCGGCAGACCAGCTTCGATCCGGGAAAAGCCGCCACGCTCGGCGTTCCGGAAGGGCCGAAGTTCGGGAAACTCGCGGCTGGCGAGCCAGTGACGTTCAACGGCAAAACCGTCGAACCCCACGTCGTCGAAAGCAAACAAGTCGACCGATTCCCCCTCTCGCGGTCCGAAAGTAACTAA
- the ftsZ gene encoding cell division protein FtsZ, producing the protein MDSIVEDAIDEAEDGEGEASEEFNGNSPSGGTPQSGTMTDDELKDVLQDLQTDITVVGCGGGGGNTVNRMHQEGIHGAKLVAANTDVQHLVNIEADTKILMGQQKTQGRGAGSLPQVGEEAALESQEEIYDAIEGSDMVFVTAGLGGGTGTGSAPVVAKAARDSGALTISIVTTPFTAEGEVRRTNAEAGLERLRDVSDTVIVVPNDRLLDAVGKMPVKQAFQVSDEVLMRSVKGITELITKPGLVNLDFADVRTVMEKGGVAMIGLGESDSESKAQDSVKSALRSPLLDVDISGANSALVNVTGGNDMSIEEAEGVVEEIYDRIDPDARIIWGTSIDEELEGSMRTMIVVTGVDSPQIYGSSETVKARSQDQQPASEPEAVDEGDDIDYVE; encoded by the coding sequence ATGGACTCTATCGTTGAGGACGCGATTGACGAGGCCGAGGATGGCGAGGGCGAGGCATCCGAGGAATTTAACGGGAACAGCCCCTCCGGCGGCACGCCGCAGTCTGGAACAATGACCGATGACGAACTGAAAGACGTTCTTCAGGACCTGCAGACCGATATTACGGTCGTCGGCTGTGGCGGCGGTGGCGGCAACACCGTCAACCGCATGCATCAAGAGGGGATTCACGGTGCCAAGCTGGTCGCCGCGAACACCGACGTGCAACATCTTGTAAACATCGAGGCCGACACCAAGATCCTGATGGGCCAACAGAAAACCCAGGGTCGCGGTGCTGGCTCGCTCCCACAGGTCGGCGAGGAGGCCGCCCTCGAAAGCCAAGAGGAGATCTACGATGCCATCGAAGGCTCGGATATGGTCTTTGTCACCGCTGGCCTCGGTGGCGGAACCGGGACTGGCTCCGCGCCGGTCGTCGCCAAAGCCGCCCGAGATTCGGGCGCACTCACCATTTCGATTGTCACCACGCCGTTCACCGCCGAGGGTGAGGTCCGGCGCACCAATGCCGAGGCCGGACTCGAACGGCTTCGGGACGTTAGTGACACGGTAATCGTCGTTCCCAACGACCGCCTGCTGGATGCGGTCGGGAAGATGCCGGTCAAGCAGGCGTTCCAGGTCAGCGACGAAGTGCTGATGCGTTCGGTCAAGGGCATTACCGAGCTCATAACAAAGCCCGGGCTTGTTAACCTCGACTTCGCTGACGTGCGCACAGTCATGGAGAAAGGCGGGGTCGCCATGATCGGCCTTGGTGAGTCCGACTCCGAATCCAAAGCTCAAGACTCGGTCAAAAGCGCGCTCCGGTCGCCACTGCTTGATGTCGACATCTCGGGTGCGAACTCCGCGCTGGTCAACGTCACCGGTGGCAACGATATGTCTATCGAGGAGGCAGAAGGTGTCGTCGAAGAGATCTATGATCGCATCGATCCCGACGCGCGTATCATCTGGGGGACCTCGATTGACGAAGAACTCGAAGGCAGCATGCGGACGATGATCGTCGTCACCGGCGTCGACTCCCCACAGATCTACGGGAGCAGCGAGACCGTCAAGGCACGCTCGCAGGACCAACAGCCAGCCAGTGAACCCGAAGCCGTCGACGAGGGTGACGATATCGACTACGTCGAATAA
- a CDS encoding protein translocase SEC61 complex subunit gamma: MNVPYDLNSYIRVLKLASTPSWNEFSQVSKIAGAGIILIGFIGFVIFAIMSFIPGGV, translated from the coding sequence ATGAACGTCCCGTACGATCTCAACAGTTACATTCGGGTACTGAAGCTGGCGAGTACGCCCTCGTGGAACGAGTTCTCGCAGGTTTCGAAAATTGCCGGTGCCGGAATCATCCTGATCGGCTTCATCGGCTTCGTCATCTTCGCAATCATGAGTTTCATCCCCGGTGGTGTCTGA
- a CDS encoding transcription elongation factor Spt5, which produces MGIFAVKTTARQERTVADMIATKEEDEIHAVLSPDSLTSYVMVEADGTAALERLFDEIPHARSIVPGKSGIAEVEHFLSPTPDVEGIAEGDIIELIAGPFQGEKARVQRIDEGKDQVTVELYEATVPIPVTVRGDQIRVLDSEER; this is translated from the coding sequence ATGGGTATTTTCGCCGTCAAAACCACAGCGCGACAGGAACGAACCGTCGCCGACATGATCGCAACCAAGGAGGAAGACGAGATTCACGCCGTTCTCTCGCCGGATTCGTTGACCAGCTACGTGATGGTCGAGGCCGACGGAACGGCCGCCCTCGAACGGCTCTTCGATGAGATCCCCCATGCCCGCTCGATTGTCCCCGGCAAATCCGGCATCGCGGAGGTCGAACACTTCCTCTCGCCGACCCCGGACGTCGAGGGAATCGCCGAAGGCGACATCATCGAACTCATCGCCGGTCCGTTCCAAGGCGAGAAGGCTCGCGTCCAGCGGATCGACGAAGGGAAAGATCAGGTCACAGTCGAACTCTACGAGGCGACAGTTCCGATTCCGGTCACCGTCCGTGGCGACCAGATCCGCGTGCTGGACAGCGAGGAGAGATAG
- a CDS encoding DUF7565 family protein, with product MSGWRCGIGDCEQGFGDVESLIIHQTTEHEKHECQVCGTLIPDGYFAIRHVFDEHTRAQYVRAYDADSAAVRRREAIQNEIESEADLNAVVDQLDRPTDSAE from the coding sequence ATGTCCGGATGGCGCTGTGGGATCGGTGACTGTGAACAGGGATTCGGCGATGTCGAGTCGCTCATCATTCATCAGACGACCGAACACGAGAAACACGAGTGTCAGGTCTGTGGGACGCTGATTCCGGACGGCTACTTCGCGATCCGGCACGTCTTCGACGAGCATACTCGTGCCCAGTACGTCCGGGCCTACGACGCCGACTCCGCGGCCGTACGCCGCCGCGAAGCGATCCAAAACGAGATCGAATCCGAAGCCGACCTCAACGCTGTCGTCGACCAACTCGATAGACCGACCGACAGCGCCGAGTAA
- a CDS encoding PHP domain-containing protein, which produces MHVKILNDEVVSRAKRRGIDVLVYAPHFTRLPEIRRTAANYTDDDLLVVPARELFTGDWNNRRHLLAVGLSEPVADFITFEAAMAECDRQGAAVVVPHPSFMNVSLTWPEIRAHAARIDAIETYNAKLFPHQNRRGQRIAADLDIPGVGSSYAHLPSTVGEAWTLFETDSDSEDALVEALKTAAPRRVQHRSGIGHRARSGLEFSHLLYENTWEKVDRLLLSGDEPTHPRNLVYEGRFDDVSVY; this is translated from the coding sequence ATGCACGTCAAGATCCTCAACGACGAGGTCGTTTCGCGGGCGAAACGACGGGGGATCGATGTGCTGGTGTACGCACCCCATTTCACTCGACTACCGGAGATTCGGCGGACAGCGGCCAACTACACTGACGACGACCTACTGGTTGTTCCGGCCCGGGAACTGTTCACCGGCGACTGGAACAACCGTCGACACCTCCTCGCCGTTGGACTCTCCGAACCGGTTGCGGATTTCATCACCTTCGAGGCTGCGATGGCCGAGTGTGACCGACAAGGAGCGGCCGTGGTGGTGCCACACCCCTCGTTTATGAATGTGAGTCTGACGTGGCCGGAGATCCGTGCTCACGCCGCCCGGATCGACGCCATCGAAACCTACAACGCGAAGCTGTTTCCCCACCAGAACCGTCGGGGCCAGCGCATCGCCGCCGATCTCGATATTCCCGGTGTCGGCTCCTCGTACGCCCATCTCCCGTCGACAGTCGGTGAGGCGTGGACACTGTTCGAGACCGATAGCGATAGCGAGGACGCGCTCGTCGAGGCACTCAAAACGGCGGCTCCACGGCGAGTCCAACACCGGAGCGGAATCGGCCATCGGGCACGCAGTGGGCTAGAGTTCTCGCATCTACTGTACGAAAACACGTGGGAGAAAGTCGACCGACTCCTGCTGTCCGGCGACGAACCTACCCATCCCCGGAACCTCGTTTACGAGGGGCGGTTCGATGACGTCAGCGTTTACTGA